The proteins below are encoded in one region of Ascaphus truei isolate aAscTru1 chromosome 10, aAscTru1.hap1, whole genome shotgun sequence:
- the RGS1 gene encoding regulator of G-protein signaling 1 translates to MPRIFFSPSNPNILKDVDSGSEDDTPQKRKHFGMDLKNYLKSMLPHLESSIRLASSGKNKVSANEIIQWSMSLEKLLANQAGQAVFRDFLKSEYSEENIEFWLACEDFKRTKTFDELRSKAEIIHQEFIQPNASKQVNIDFSARNVVTKELLDPTPTVFDEAQKMIYILMERDSYPRFLKSDIFLNFAERHQGNSVRG, encoded by the exons ATGCCCAGGATATTCTTTTCTCCCAGCAACCCCAATATCCTCAAAGACGTAGACAGCGGATCTGAAGACGATACCCCTCAAAAAAGGAAACATTT TGGGATGGATCTTAAAAACTACTTGAAATCTATGCTGCCCCATCTAGAGTCAAGCATCAGATTAGCAAGCTCTGGAAAGAATAA GGTCTCGGCAAATGAGATTATTCAGTGGTCAATGTCTTTGGAAAAGCTCCTAGCCAACCAAG CTGGACAAGCTGTCTTCCGAGATTTCTTGAAGTCAGAATATAGTGAGGAGAACATTGAGTTCTGGCTGGCCTGCGAAGACTTCAAGAGAACCAAAACTTTCGATGAATTGCGTAGCAAGGCTGAAATTATTCATCAAGAATTTATACAACCAAATGCAAGCAAACAA GTAAATATTGACTTCTCTGCAAGAAATGTAGTTACCAAGGAACTTCTAGATCCAACCCCAACAGTTTTTGATGAAGCCCAGAAAATGATATACATTCTCATGGAAAGAGACTCATATCCTAGATTCCTAAAATCAGACATTTTCTTAAATTTTGCAGAAAGGCACCAAGGAAATAGTGTAAGAGGATGA